The sequence TTCCTACAACTTCCGGTACAGGCAGTGAAGTTACAAGTTTTGCCGTTGTATCTGATCCGGCAAATGATATAAAATATCCGCTTGTATCAGACAGTATGTTGCCGACAGAGGCTATTTTGGACGCCGACCTTGTAAAGAGTGTTCCGGCAAACATAACAGCCGACACAGGTATGGATGTACTTACTCACGCAATCGAAGCATATGTAAGTATCAACAACAACGAATTTTCAGCCGCACTTGCAGAAAAGTCAATCGAGATATGCGGTACTTTCCTACTTCGTTCATATCTTGACAATAACGATACACACGCAAGAAAGAAAATGCACGTTGCGTCATGTCTTGCAGGTCTTGCATTTAACAGTGCATCACTTGGTCTTAACCACGGTATTGCTCACGCAATCGGTGCTAAGTTCCACATTCCGCACGGCAGAGCCAATGCAATGTTACTTCCTCACGTTATCGAATACAACTCAGGAATTAACAAACATTCAAGAAGTCAAAGCCACTATCCTAAGTGCGTTGAAAAGTATGTAAACATTGCTAAACTTCTTGGTGTAAATAACTTCAATGAAATCACAACAGTTCGCGCTCTTGTAAGCTGGATTCAGTTTATGTTAAAGGAAATGAACGTTCCTGTTTCGGTTTCACAATGCGGTGTTGACAGAACAGAATACTTCAATGCAATCGACTCAATGGCTGAAAAAGCTCTTGCAGACGCTTGTACAGCAACAAACCCTCGCGTACCTACGAAGGAAGAAGTTGTTCAAATTCTTGAACATTTATACGAATAATATTATAAATACAACAAATTCGGGCGTGCTTTTTAACACGCCTATTTTTGTAAAAACTATTATATTGGGAGGATTTTCGTATGAATCAAATCAATCGAAAAAGCAAAATATCCTCGTTTTTTGAACTGCTTTCTTCACATTGTGAATATATTATGACTTTCGCTTTGGGATTGCTTATGATTGTTCAACGATTTTTAAGCGGAGTATACAAGCCTGTTATGGACGACTGGTTTCTGTACGGTGATTTGTATAAAGGTATATCAAACCGACTTGCAAACTTTTCAATTCCGAATGAAAAGTTTGCAATACGCCCGCTCGCAGGAGTGTTTGACTGTTTCGTAAACGCACCGTTGTTTAATCATTTGTGGATTGTCGAATTGTTTTTGACATTTTCACTGCTTTTCGGTTCATTTCTGATTATAAAAGCACTTCGCAGAAACAATTTTGCAAGCGGCGGATTCTTCTTGTGCCTTGTGTGCCTTTTTCCTGTCGGACTTGAGGCTACTTATTGGATTGCCGCCGCAACAAGAGTTGTATATTCACTGCTGTTTATAGGTTGTGCCACACTTTCGCTTGATTACTGTTATAAATCGGATAAAGTGAAATTTTTAGTTATGTTTGCCGTATTCGGTATGCTCAGTGTATGTTTTTACGAACCGGCAATAGTGGTTTATATCATACTTACGCTTTTCATTGTTTGGAACAATTATAAGAATAAAAAAGATTTGCTTCCGCTTGCAATAATGGCGGCACATATAGCAATTATCGGAATTTACTACATTTTAAATTCCGGTTCCGGCGAAATAGAATCGCGAGGCGGTTTTCTTGAAACAGACATATTGGAGCATACCGCACTCGTTACCGATTATACGAAAAATATATTCACCGATTTTACAAATTCAATATTCAAAAACGGTTACGATAAAGGTATGATTATCGTTTTCGGCGGTCATAAATTTATAAAAATATTACTTATCGCAATATTTTCGATTATATTCGGTTTATTTTCGGCTGTATGTATTAAAAAGCGTAAATTTTCTTGGAAAATACTTGTGCTTGGAATTGTGATGTTTTTCGGTGGACTTTCACTAAACTACATTCTCGGTTCTGACAGAATACCGTTAAGACTTGTATTTTTCGCATATCTTGGAATAGGTATAGTAATTGATGAACTTATAGTTCTTTTACCGCTATCGTTTAGCAGAATTTTATGTGCGGTTTTACTTACAGTTTCGGCATTTTCATTTACAGTTACAGGTATCGGTGAAGTGAGCGATTATCAAAAAACATCTGACATTGACGTCGCTCTTACATCACAGCTTATAAACCTTGACACCAAAGAGAATATCACGAATACAGACAAAAACGTATATGTATTCAGCGGTCAGCATTACTATGATGAAACAAAATGTGTAAGCTGGCTCGATCATATAAGAGGCGTCAGCGGTAATTATGCTGATTTTACAGGTTGTATGCGACATATCACCGGTGCTGCGAATACAAATAACGTTATGCCTTTCACTTACGGAGATATTCATAAACTTAAACCGTTTATTGATATTGAGGGTGTTTGCAATTTTTATAATATAGAATATGACAGAACAATCGTTCCCGTAAAACTCGTAGCAGACGGCGATAACTACATCATTAAACGCAATGATGATTCAATAGTCGGTACATTGACAAAAGTTGACGATGTCTCATATCAATTCTTTAATTAAAAAAGCGACTGACAGTCGCTTTTTTAATACTCTCATTTTGTGCAATCCTTCGTACAGGCGACCATCGGTTGCCCTAAACCTACAATATATTCTCCAACTTAAACTTATAATTTTTCGGCAAATGTTCAAACAAAAAACCAAGCACACGACAATGTGAAACTGCGTCTGTTTGCTCCCCGCCGTTAATATACCCCTCCACTTCTGATATATTCATTTCAATTTTATCAAAATCCTCGTGATTGCCTGTTGCGGCAAGTACAGTACTATTTTCGTCAAGATACTGTACAAGTTTTTCGATTTCATCACCGGCACTTTCATAATCGCCGTCATACAAATACGCCATAACTCTGTCATTAATCTCCCCCAGTTCTCTCGACACTTTATCAATATGGTTTGTATATGCAACACTTCCTGCCACAATAACCGCCGCAATAACCGCTGACGCTATAACTCCTTTCATTTTCTCCATTCCCCTTTTAACTGTATAAATAATTCGTCCTCTGCGTCAAGTGACGCAACAAATATCTCTTTTACATCTTTAATATTACGTTTTTTCAACTCCTTTGTAAGCCAAATGTGGTCTTTTTTCGCGCGAGTCAATTCACCCTCGTTAAGTGTTCCGTCCGACACGATAACACAAGGCAATCCGTCGTGACGAACATTTTCAAGCTGTAAATCCTCCACCGTCACAGGCCTTGCTTTATCTTTCGGTATAACGCTCAATTTACCGCTTGTTTCCAAAACCGCCACCGCCACATCGGATATATCGTGACAACCGTTAAGGCGAAGTTCCTCAAGCAAATCATTGATATTAAACCGAAGTTTTTTCAACTCGGCTTCATTTATGCACCCGTCATACACGACAATACTCGGCTCACCGCTCAAAAACTTGCGAATATTTTTACTTTTAAGGCTCAAATATGACATCATAACTTCTGCAACAATCAAAGTCAGCACAGGAATAATCCCCGACAAAAGAGGTATATCAATAGCCTGCATAGGCACAGACGCCAAATCGGAAATCATTATAGCGACAACAAGCTCCGACGGCTGCAACTCCCCAAGCTGTCTTTTACCCATTATACGCATAGCGGCAATAACCATACCGTACAAAATCAAAGTTCTAACAACAAGTATAAGCATATTTCACCTCAGACATTTTCTTTTGTGTATTATTCTCTTTAAACACAATATTTATGTATTTCACTTTACTTTCACGCGTTAAAGTGGTATAATTAAACTATATTTTGTAATGCACACTATCGGCTCGCAGATATATGTGCATTAGTGATTTATTGTGAGCAGAAAGGTTACTGATAACAAATGAAAGAAATAAATGACGAACGAATTGACACGCTTTTCAAAGCAGTTCTTGAATTAAAAACCGTTGATGAATGCAGAAGATTTTTTACTGATTTATGCACTATTTCGGAACTTAAATCAATGAGTCAGCGTATGGAAGTCGCACTTATGCTTAAAGACAAAAATGTCTATACGGACATTGCCGCAAAAACAGGTGCGTCAACCGCAACAATCAGTCGCGTAAACAGATGTATAAATTACGGCTCAGACGGCTACAATTTAGTAATTGACAGAATGGAGAATAAAGATGAATAGCTATACCGATTTCGCCTATATTTACGATTCGCTTATGCACAAGGATATTGATTATGAAAAATGGGCGGACTATATAGAAAATCTTTTTATTATGTATGACGTAAACCCCGACCTTGTATGCGACCTCGCATGCGGTACAGGCAATATAACAATACCTCTTGCCAAACGCGGATACGATATGACAGGCGTTGATATTTCGGAGGATATGCTTAACATTGCCCGTGAAAAAGCCGACGGACTTGACATACTTTTTCTGAACCAAAGCATGACCGATCTTGACCTTTTCGGCACAATGGGTGCGTTTCTATGCATGATTGACGGTATAAATTACGTTCTTCCGCCGAAATCGTTATTAACTCTTTTCACCAAAATCAAAACTTGCTTTATCGATCCCGACGGTCTTTTTATATTCGATATAAGCACAGAATATAAGTTAAAAAACGTGATAGGCTCAAACACATTTGTGCACAGCGATAAAAACATATTTTATACCTGGCAAAATCGCTTTATCGAAAAACGCAAATTATCCGATATGTTCCTTACTTTCTTTGTAAAGCAAGGCAAAAAATACAGCCGTTTTGAAGAACGTCATCTGCAAAGAGCATATTCGGTAAACGAACTTACATTACTTCTCAAAAAAGCCGGTTTTAAGTCTGTCGATACATATGACGAACTGTCGTTTGACAAACCGAAAAAAGACAGCGAACGCATAGTGTTCGTGTGTCGTTAAATACTGAATATTTATAGGATTTTCCTTGATTTTAAGCCCAATTTGTGGTATAATAAATAAGTTAAAAGTATTAAATTTTGTACTTGGAATTTACGTTTCAAGTCTGAAAATTAGGAGGAAATTATGGCAAAAAAGTCCAAAGAATTGAAACTGGATATGGACGCAATCAATAACCAACATATTATTGATGTTGACCTTAACAGTGAAATGAAAAAAGCTTATATTGATTATGCTATGAGCGTTATAGTAAGCCGTGCCCTTCCTGACGTTCGTGACGGTATGAAACCTGTTCACAGACGTATATTATATGATATGTATGAGGCAAACCTATTATACGAAAATGATTTTAAAAAGTCTGCCGCAACTGTCGGTGACGTGCTTGCTAAATATCACCCTCACGGTGACGCGTCCGTATATGACGCAATGGTACGTTTGGCACAGGATTTCTCACTTAGATATCCGCTTGTACAAGGTAAAGGTAACTTCGGTTCTGTCGACGGTGACCCGCCTGCAGCTTACCGTTATACCGAGGCGAAAATGTCTAAAATATCGGCACTTATGCTTACCGATATTGAGAAAAATACGGTTGACTATGTACCTAACTATGATGACAAATTAAAAGAGCCTGACGTTCTTCCGTCAAGATTTCCGAATTTGCTTGTAAACGGCTCTGCCGGTATCGCAGTCGGTATGGCGACAAATATTCCGCCGCACAATCTTACAGAAGTTGTTGACGGTATAATCGCAGTTATAGACGACCCTATGATAACAACTGAGGAACTTATGACTCATATTCAAGGTCCCGATTTCCCAACCGGCGGCGTTATTATGGGCAAAAGCGGTATAAGAAACGCTTATACAACAGGTCGCGGAAAAATCATTCTTCGTGCGAAAGCCGAAATAGAAGAACACAATGACCGAAACAGAATTGTTGTCACAGAAATACCTTATCAAGTAAACAAAGCAAAGCTTGAAAAGCATATTAACGAACTTGTTCGTGACGGCAAGATTGACGGTATTTCATCAACTCGTGACGAATCTACCGAACATATTCGTCTTGTTATCGAACTTAAACGTGACGCAAACCCTAACGTTGTACTTAACAATCTGTTCAAGTATACACAAATGCAGGATACTTTCGGCATCATCTTGCTTGCACTTGTAGACAAACAGCCGAAAATTCTTACACTTCGTGAGATGATTGACTACTACATCGCCCACCAGGAAGATGTTATTTCAAGACGTACACAGTTTGAACTTGACAAAGCACTTGACCGCGCACATATCTTAGAGGGTTACAAAATTGTTATAGACAACGTTGACGAAGTAATCAAAATAATCCGCGCGTCAAAGAGTATTCCTGACGCAAAGCAAACCTTGTGCGAACGTTTCTCACTTACAGACGCACAGTCAGACGCAATCGTAAAAATGCAGCTCGGTCGTTTGTCCGGTATGGAACGTGACAAGATTGAGGAAGAATATCAAGCACTTGTTGTAAAAATCGAAGACTTACGTTCAATTCTTGCAGATGAAAGCAAAGTTCTTGAAATAATTAAGAACGACCTTACCGATATTAAGAATAAGTACGGCGATGAAAGAAGAACCGAAATATCAATGGTTACAACTGAAATTGATATTGACGACCTTATCGACGAAGAAGATATTGTCGTTACAGTTACTCATAAAGGTTACACAAAACGTCTGCCTGTCGATACTTATAAATCACAAAGACGCGGAGGTCGCGGTATTTCAGGTCTTACAACTCGTGAAGAGGACTTCGTTGAACACCTGTTTACAACCACAACACACCACACATTGTTGTTCTTTACAACTCGCGGTGTTGTATACAAGCTGAAAGGTTATCAAATTCCTGAGGCAAGCAGACAGGCAAAGGGTACGGCGATTGTAAACCTACTTCCGCTTGAAAATGATGAAAAGATTTCCGCAATGATTCCTATTAAGGACTTCGAGGACGGCAAATACCTTACATTCATCACCAAAAACGGTATTGTCAAAAAGACAAACGTTATGGATTACTCAAAAATCCGTAACGGCGGACTTCGTGCGATTGACCTTGACGAAAACGATGAACTTATCAGAGTTAAACTTACAGACAATACTCAAGATATTATTATTGCTACACATGACGGTTATGCAATCCGCTTTAACGAAACTGAGGTACGTTCAACAGGCCGTACAACAAGAGGTGTTATGGGTATCCGACTTCACGACGGCGACTATGTTATCGGTGCGTCTGTTGCACTGCCCGACAGCCAGCTTCTTACTGTCACAGAAAACGGTTACGGCAAGAAAACACCGCTTGACGAGTATCGTATTCAGTCAAGAGGCGGTAAAGGTATTTTCACTTATCGTATTACCGAGAAAACAGGCAAACTTGCCGGTATGAAAACTGTCACAGATAATGACGATATTATTCTTATCACATCTGACGGTGTTATTATAAGAATGCACACAGATGAAATTTCTTCATACAGCCGTCAAACTCAGGGTGTAAAAGTTATGCGTCTTGACGACGGTGTAAGTGTTATGAGTATCGCACGAACAGAACGTGAAGAAGAAACTGATGAAGAAGCAGAAAATTCTGAAGAAGTTATTGCTGATGATACAACCGAAACTCAAATTGTTGACGAAAGCGAAACAGAAGGAGATGTCGAGTAATTATGAAAAAATCAATTAGTGTTATAGCTATAATTCTATCAATGGTAATGGTGCTTGCATCATGCGGCACAAACCAAAACGGCAAAGATGAAGAGCCCGTTTCAACACCCGATCCGGAACTTGTAAAAAACACAGTCAATGCCACAATAGAACTTGAAGACGGTGACGAAATTATGCTTGAATTATATCCGGATCTTGCACCTGATACGGTTGAAAACTTCGTTGAACTTGCAGAAGACGGTTTTTATGACGGCACAATATTCCACAGAGTTATTGAAGATTTTATGATTCAAGGCGGCGGCTATGACGAAAATCTGAAAGAGCAAAAAACTGAGTCTATCAAAGGTGAATTTGCAAAGAACGGTTTTGAAAACACACTTTCTCACACCAGAGGTGTAATTTCAATGGCAAGAGCACAGGATTATGACAGTGCAACAAGCCAATTCTTTATCGTTCAAAAAGATGCGACTTACCTTGATGGTCAATATGCCGCATTCGGCAGAGTTACAGAGGGTATGGATATAGTTGATGAAATCGCATCTGTAAAAACAGGTACGGTTGCCTCATCAAATATGGAGGACGTCCCTATCGAGCCTATCGTGATTGACACAATCACCATTGACACATCTGTATCAAGCGGTAAATCAAGCAAAACAAAGGCTACTTCAAAGCCGTCAAAAGATAAAGACACAGACAAAAACTCAAAAGATACTGATGATGAAGACGAAGATACATCATCTTCAAAGTCATCTAAATCATCATCAAAATCAACAACTGCTCCGAAATCAACACCTAAGTCAAACTCAAGTTCAAAATCGAGCAGTTCAAATTCTTCATCAAGCAGTAAATCAAGCAATTCAAATGATGACAAAAACAACGATGATGAATTAAGCGAAGATGAACTTAATGACATTCTTCCATTCTTACAGTCAGGCTCAACAGAGTCAAATTCTTAAAAAGCAAGGAGATAAATTATGAATATTGAAATCGAAATGGAAAACGGCGGAATTATAAAAGCAGAGCTTTATCCGGACGTTGCACCAATCACAGTAGAAAATTTTGTTTCACTAATCGAAAGAAACTTCTTTGACGGTCTTATTTTCCACCGTGTAATTCCGGGCTTTATGATTCAAGGCGGCGGTTTTACGGCAGACGGTCAGCACAAAGAAACAGATTCAATCAAGGGCGAATTTGACGGTAACGGTGTTACAAATCCATTAAAGCATACAAGAGGTGTGCTTTCAATGGCAAGAACAATGTTCCCGAACAGTGCGTCAAGCCAGTTCTTCATTATGCACGAGGATGCACCTCACCTTGACGGTCAGTATGCCGCTTTCGGTAAGGTTACAGATGGTATCGAGGTTGTTGACGAAATAGCAGAGACACCGACAGATATGCAGGATAAGCCAATCGAAGACCAAATTATAAAAACAATAAGACTTGTATAATAAAAGCTCCGTAAGCAATGCTTACGGAGCTTTTTTGTTGTTGTTTTTAGTGTATAAAACTAAAATATAAAATTACCAATATACCAAGTATAATTCTGTAATAACCGAATGATTTAAAATTGTGTTTTCTTACATAGTTCATCAAGAACTTAATTGCAAGCATTGACACAATATACGCAACAACCATACCTGTCAAAAGCACAATCACATCTTGCATAGGCATAGCCAAGCCGTATTTAAGCACTTTCAGTAGGCTTACTCCGAACATAACCGGTATAGCCAAGAAGAATGAAAATTCAGCCGCAACCGAACGTGAACAACCTATAAGCATTGCACCAAGTATTGTTGCACCTGAACGCGATGTACCCGGAACGATTGACAACACTTGAAACAGTCCGATTAAAAGTGCTGTTTTGTATGTCATATCGTCCATGCTTTCGATTTTTGTTTCCTTGTGCAACGATTCAACAACTATGAACGCTACACCGTACAAAATAAGCATCGCCGAAACGACCTGCCAATTTTCCCAAGCCGACATAAAGTTATCAAGTACAAGACCGATAACCGCAGCCGGTACACAGGCAATAATAACCTTGAACCACATTTTCCAAGTATTCTCTTTTTCAACATTTGTCTTTTTCGGTGAAAACGGATTTAACTTGTGAAAATATAGCGTTACTACCGCCAAAATTGCTCCAAGCTGTATTACATACAAATACAAATCAGATGCGGTAAATCCCTCTGTATTGTTTATAAGTTCGTTTACAAGTATCATATGTCCTGTCGAACTTATAGGCAACCATTCGGATATACCTTCAACAATGCCCAGAACAATCGATTTAATCATTTCGAGAAACAAAATATAACAACTCCTTATTTAATTTTCTTCTTTGCTGCATTTATTATCATATTTGCAGTTTCTTCAATGCCGAATTTTTCAGCATCAATACACAAGTCGTAATTAGACATAACTCCCCAATTTTTGCTTGTGTAGTAATCGTAATATGTACGACGTTGTTTGTCGGTTTTCAAAACCTTGTCTTTTGCTTTGGCTTGAGTAATATCAAGTGCCGAC comes from Hominilimicola fabiformis and encodes:
- a CDS encoding DUF4363 family protein; translation: MKGVIASAVIAAVIVAGSVAYTNHIDKVSRELGEINDRVMAYLYDGDYESAGDEIEKLVQYLDENSTVLAATGNHEDFDKIEMNISEVEGYINGGEQTDAVSHCRVLGFLFEHLPKNYKFKLENIL
- a CDS encoding class I SAM-dependent DNA methyltransferase, translated to MNSYTDFAYIYDSLMHKDIDYEKWADYIENLFIMYDVNPDLVCDLACGTGNITIPLAKRGYDMTGVDISEDMLNIAREKADGLDILFLNQSMTDLDLFGTMGAFLCMIDGINYVLPPKSLLTLFTKIKTCFIDPDGLFIFDISTEYKLKNVIGSNTFVHSDKNIFYTWQNRFIEKRKLSDMFLTFFVKQGKKYSRFEERHLQRAYSVNELTLLLKKAGFKSVDTYDELSFDKPKKDSERIVFVCR
- a CDS encoding undecaprenyl-diphosphate phosphatase translates to MIKSIVLGIVEGISEWLPISSTGHMILVNELINNTEGFTASDLYLYVIQLGAILAVVTLYFHKLNPFSPKKTNVEKENTWKMWFKVIIACVPAAVIGLVLDNFMSAWENWQVVSAMLILYGVAFIVVESLHKETKIESMDDMTYKTALLIGLFQVLSIVPGTSRSGATILGAMLIGCSRSVAAEFSFFLAIPVMFGVSLLKVLKYGLAMPMQDVIVLLTGMVVAYIVSMLAIKFLMNYVRKHNFKSFGYYRIILGILVILYFSFIH
- a CDS encoding glucosyltransferase domain-containing protein gives rise to the protein MNQINRKSKISSFFELLSSHCEYIMTFALGLLMIVQRFLSGVYKPVMDDWFLYGDLYKGISNRLANFSIPNEKFAIRPLAGVFDCFVNAPLFNHLWIVELFLTFSLLFGSFLIIKALRRNNFASGGFFLCLVCLFPVGLEATYWIAAATRVVYSLLFIGCATLSLDYCYKSDKVKFLVMFAVFGMLSVCFYEPAIVVYIILTLFIVWNNYKNKKDLLPLAIMAAHIAIIGIYYILNSGSGEIESRGGFLETDILEHTALVTDYTKNIFTDFTNSIFKNGYDKGMIIVFGGHKFIKILLIAIFSIIFGLFSAVCIKKRKFSWKILVLGIVMFFGGLSLNYILGSDRIPLRLVFFAYLGIGIVIDELIVLLPLSFSRILCAVLLTVSAFSFTVTGIGEVSDYQKTSDIDVALTSQLINLDTKENITNTDKNVYVFSGQHYYDETKCVSWLDHIRGVSGNYADFTGCMRHITGAANTNNVMPFTYGDIHKLKPFIDIEGVCNFYNIEYDRTIVPVKLVADGDNYIIKRNDDSIVGTLTKVDDVSYQFFN
- a CDS encoding YerC/YecD family TrpR-related protein, which translates into the protein MKEINDERIDTLFKAVLELKTVDECRRFFTDLCTISELKSMSQRMEVALMLKDKNVYTDIAAKTGASTATISRVNRCINYGSDGYNLVIDRMENKDE
- a CDS encoding peptidylprolyl isomerase; translated protein: MNIEIEMENGGIIKAELYPDVAPITVENFVSLIERNFFDGLIFHRVIPGFMIQGGGFTADGQHKETDSIKGEFDGNGVTNPLKHTRGVLSMARTMFPNSASSQFFIMHEDAPHLDGQYAAFGKVTDGIEVVDEIAETPTDMQDKPIEDQIIKTIRLV
- a CDS encoding 1-propanol dehydrogenase PduQ, with translation MKSFDIKTKIYFGDNALDRLADLPYKKALIITDPFVVKSGMLQMITYRLNDGYTEFDVFSDVVPDPPIEKISLGVKAMLDYDPDVVIAIGGGSAIDSAKSIREFATRASQKEVALIAVPTTSGTGSEVTSFAVVSDPANDIKYPLVSDSMLPTEAILDADLVKSVPANITADTGMDVLTHAIEAYVSINNNEFSAALAEKSIEICGTFLLRSYLDNNDTHARKKMHVASCLAGLAFNSASLGLNHGIAHAIGAKFHIPHGRANAMLLPHVIEYNSGINKHSRSQSHYPKCVEKYVNIAKLLGVNNFNEITTVRALVSWIQFMLKEMNVPVSVSQCGVDRTEYFNAIDSMAEKALADACTATNPRVPTKEEVVQILEHLYE
- a CDS encoding peptidylprolyl isomerase, which produces MKKSISVIAIILSMVMVLASCGTNQNGKDEEPVSTPDPELVKNTVNATIELEDGDEIMLELYPDLAPDTVENFVELAEDGFYDGTIFHRVIEDFMIQGGGYDENLKEQKTESIKGEFAKNGFENTLSHTRGVISMARAQDYDSATSQFFIVQKDATYLDGQYAAFGRVTEGMDIVDEIASVKTGTVASSNMEDVPIEPIVIDTITIDTSVSSGKSSKTKATSKPSKDKDTDKNSKDTDDEDEDTSSSKSSKSSSKSTTAPKSTPKSNSSSKSSSSNSSSSSKSSNSNDDKNNDDELSEDELNDILPFLQSGSTESNS
- a CDS encoding DUF421 domain-containing protein, with amino-acid sequence MLILVVRTLILYGMVIAAMRIMGKRQLGELQPSELVVAIMISDLASVPMQAIDIPLLSGIIPVLTLIVAEVMMSYLSLKSKNIRKFLSGEPSIVVYDGCINEAELKKLRFNINDLLEELRLNGCHDISDVAVAVLETSGKLSVIPKDKARPVTVEDLQLENVRHDGLPCVIVSDGTLNEGELTRAKKDHIWLTKELKKRNIKDVKEIFVASLDAEDELFIQLKGEWRK
- the gyrA gene encoding DNA gyrase subunit A, with product MAKKSKELKLDMDAINNQHIIDVDLNSEMKKAYIDYAMSVIVSRALPDVRDGMKPVHRRILYDMYEANLLYENDFKKSAATVGDVLAKYHPHGDASVYDAMVRLAQDFSLRYPLVQGKGNFGSVDGDPPAAYRYTEAKMSKISALMLTDIEKNTVDYVPNYDDKLKEPDVLPSRFPNLLVNGSAGIAVGMATNIPPHNLTEVVDGIIAVIDDPMITTEELMTHIQGPDFPTGGVIMGKSGIRNAYTTGRGKIILRAKAEIEEHNDRNRIVVTEIPYQVNKAKLEKHINELVRDGKIDGISSTRDESTEHIRLVIELKRDANPNVVLNNLFKYTQMQDTFGIILLALVDKQPKILTLREMIDYYIAHQEDVISRRTQFELDKALDRAHILEGYKIVIDNVDEVIKIIRASKSIPDAKQTLCERFSLTDAQSDAIVKMQLGRLSGMERDKIEEEYQALVVKIEDLRSILADESKVLEIIKNDLTDIKNKYGDERRTEISMVTTEIDIDDLIDEEDIVVTVTHKGYTKRLPVDTYKSQRRGGRGISGLTTREEDFVEHLFTTTTHHTLLFFTTRGVVYKLKGYQIPEASRQAKGTAIVNLLPLENDEKISAMIPIKDFEDGKYLTFITKNGIVKKTNVMDYSKIRNGGLRAIDLDENDELIRVKLTDNTQDIIIATHDGYAIRFNETEVRSTGRTTRGVMGIRLHDGDYVIGASVALPDSQLLTVTENGYGKKTPLDEYRIQSRGGKGIFTYRITEKTGKLAGMKTVTDNDDIILITSDGVIIRMHTDEISSYSRQTQGVKVMRLDDGVSVMSIARTEREEETDEEAENSEEVIADDTTETQIVDESETEGDVE